Proteins co-encoded in one Streptococcus parauberis NCFD 2020 genomic window:
- the srlE gene encoding PTS glucitol/sorbitol transporter subunit IIB — protein MTYSSIRVEKGSGGYGGPLIITPTEQKHKFIYITGGGEKPEIVDKISELTGMEAVNGFKTSIPDEEVALAIVDCGGTLRCGIYPKKGIPTINIVATGKSGPLAQYINEDIYVSSVGMNQITSTQESKVENISTIEEKKKPTFDTSKKITEQRAESSFVARIGMGAGKVVATFNQAAREAIQTLINTILPFMAFVSLLIGFIQGSGVGNWLAKLMIPLAGNIWGLILIGFICSLPFLSPLLGPGAVISQIIGTLIGVEIGKGNIPPQMALPALFAINTQNGCDFIPVALGLSEADAETVEVGVPSVLYSRFLNGVPRVVVAWIASIGLYQ, from the coding sequence ATGACATATTCAAGTATTCGAGTTGAAAAAGGAAGTGGCGGATATGGTGGACCACTAATCATAACACCAACTGAACAAAAACATAAATTTATCTATATTACTGGTGGAGGCGAAAAACCGGAAATTGTTGATAAAATTTCTGAATTAACTGGCATGGAAGCTGTTAATGGTTTTAAAACATCGATTCCAGATGAAGAAGTAGCTTTAGCTATTGTAGATTGTGGTGGAACACTACGTTGTGGCATTTATCCCAAAAAAGGAATTCCAACGATCAACATAGTCGCTACAGGAAAAAGTGGCCCATTAGCACAATACATTAATGAAGATATTTATGTTTCTTCTGTAGGTATGAATCAAATTACTTCTACGCAAGAAAGTAAAGTTGAAAATATTAGTACTATCGAAGAAAAGAAAAAACCAACTTTTGATACTAGTAAAAAAATCACTGAGCAACGAGCTGAAAGCAGTTTTGTAGCTAGGATTGGAATGGGCGCTGGTAAAGTTGTTGCAACATTTAATCAGGCCGCTCGAGAAGCTATTCAAACACTCATCAATACAATTCTTCCATTTATGGCTTTTGTATCATTATTAATTGGTTTTATACAAGGTTCTGGGGTAGGTAACTGGTTAGCTAAATTAATGATTCCACTTGCTGGAAATATATGGGGATTAATTTTAATTGGTTTTATCTGTTCATTGCCATTCTTATCACCATTATTAGGGCCTGGGGCAGTAATATCACAAATTATTGGAACACTAATTGGTGTTGAGATTGGGAAAGGTAATATTCCACCACAGATGGCGTTACCTGCACTATTTGCCATTAACACACAAAATGGATGTGATTTTATTCCAGTTGCCTTAGGTTTATCTGAAGCAGATGCTGAGACAGTTGAAGTAGGT
- the srlA gene encoding PTS glucitol/sorbitol transporter subunit IIC — protein MDYITKFAEGFMKLFQLGGETFVSWMTGIVPVVLMLLVAMNALIGLLGEEKVNKLAEVSARNPISRYMILPFISAFMLGNPMAISMGRFMPEYYKPSYVASQMQFCHTSNGVFPHINPGELFVWMGIASGIKTLGLSQMELAIRYLLVGLIMNFVSGWVTDFTTAYVSKQQGVTLSKTIELDK, from the coding sequence ATGGACTATATTACTAAATTTGCTGAAGGTTTTATGAAACTTTTTCAACTAGGTGGAGAAACCTTTGTCAGCTGGATGACAGGAATTGTACCTGTAGTATTGATGTTATTAGTAGCTATGAACGCGCTTATAGGATTACTGGGAGAAGAAAAAGTAAATAAACTTGCTGAGGTATCTGCACGAAATCCAATTAGTCGCTATATGATCTTACCATTTATATCAGCATTTATGCTAGGGAATCCGATGGCTATTAGTATGGGACGATTTATGCCAGAGTACTACAAACCAAGTTATGTTGCCTCTCAAATGCAATTTTGTCACACATCAAATGGTGTTTTCCCTCATATCAATCCAGGAGAATTATTTGTTTGGATGGGAATTGCTTCAGGAATAAAGACATTAGGTTTGAGTCAGATGGAACTTGCTATTAGATACTTATTAGTAGGTTTGATCATGAACTTTGTCAGTGGTTGGGTGACCGATTTTACGACAGCTTATGTTTCTAAGCAACAAGGTGTTACCCTAAGTAAAACAATTGAATTAGATAAGTGA
- a CDS encoding transcriptional regulator GutM yields MNNMIILGLVMVIAYILQIIFGLKQLKNFNETYSELRKAGKVAIGKRSGKIKAGTIVMFAVDNSGKVLKAKRMQGVTIIAMFKDMPNYIGQDIHYLDHHNPLVRQENKLLQAAIKDAQELFLRTEAGSYEDVSKYGSAFDMNLHVKGLISRLKLQLINKRS; encoded by the coding sequence ATGAATAATATGATAATACTTGGTTTAGTAATGGTAATTGCATATATTCTTCAAATAATTTTTGGATTAAAACAATTAAAAAACTTCAATGAAACTTATTCTGAGTTAAGAAAAGCTGGAAAAGTTGCTATTGGAAAACGCTCTGGAAAAATAAAGGCTGGAACTATTGTTATGTTTGCAGTTGATAATAGTGGAAAAGTTTTAAAAGCTAAAAGAATGCAAGGTGTTACAATAATTGCTATGTTTAAAGATATGCCAAACTATATTGGGCAAGATATCCATTATCTGGATCATCATAATCCATTGGTTAGACAAGAAAACAAACTGTTACAAGCAGCAATTAAAGACGCACAGGAGTTGTTCTTAAGAACGGAAGCAGGGTCATATGAAGACGTGTCTAAATACGGATCAGCATTTGATATGAACTTGCACGTTAAAGGTTTAATTTCAAGACTAAAATTACAATTAATAAATAAAAGGAGTTAA
- a CDS encoding glucose-6-phosphate isomerase — protein MSHIKFDYSKVLGQFVAPHELDYMQMHVSAADAALRQATGPGAEMTGWLNLPEDYDKAEFARIQKAAEKIQSDSQVLVVIGIGGSYLGARAAIDFLNNSFVNLQTAEERKAPQILYAGNSISSNYLADLVEYVKDKDFSVNVISKSGTTTEPAIAFRVFKELLIEKYGQEEANGRIYATTDKAKGAVKVEAVANNWETFVVPDSVGGRFTVLTPVGLLPIAASGADITKLMEGANAARNAYSSEKIAENEAYQYAVLRNILYRKGYVTEVLANYEPSLQYFGEWWKQLAGESEGKDQKGIYPTSANFSTDLHSLGQFIQEGYRNLFETVIRVESPRKNITIPTEEADLDGLGYLQGKDVDFVNKKATDGVLLAHTDGGVPNAFLTLPGQDEYTLGYTIYFFEIAIAMSGYLNGVNPFDQPGVEAYKKNMFALLGKPGFEELSAELNARL, from the coding sequence ATGTCACACATTAAATTTGATTATTCGAAAGTATTAGGTCAATTTGTTGCACCACATGAGTTGGACTATATGCAAATGCATGTTTCTGCTGCAGATGCTGCTTTGCGTCAAGCAACTGGTCCAGGTGCTGAAATGACTGGTTGGTTAAACTTACCAGAAGACTACGACAAAGCAGAATTTGCTCGTATTCAAAAAGCAGCTGAAAAAATTCAATCAGATAGCCAAGTCCTAGTTGTTATTGGGATTGGTGGATCTTATTTAGGAGCGCGTGCTGCTATTGATTTCTTAAATAATTCATTTGTTAATTTGCAAACAGCTGAAGAACGTAAAGCACCACAAATTCTTTACGCTGGAAACTCAATTTCTTCAAACTACCTTGCTGATTTAGTAGAGTATGTTAAAGATAAAGATTTCTCAGTTAATGTTATTTCTAAATCAGGAACAACTACAGAGCCAGCTATCGCTTTCCGCGTTTTCAAAGAATTATTAATTGAAAAATATGGACAAGAAGAAGCAAATGGTCGTATCTACGCAACAACTGACAAAGCTAAAGGTGCCGTTAAAGTTGAAGCGGTTGCTAATAACTGGGAAACATTCGTTGTTCCAGATAGCGTAGGTGGACGTTTCACAGTATTGACACCTGTTGGCTTATTACCAATTGCTGCATCAGGTGCTGATATCACTAAATTGATGGAAGGTGCTAACGCAGCTCGCAATGCTTACTCTTCAGAAAAAATTGCTGAAAATGAAGCTTACCAATATGCTGTATTACGAAACATTCTTTACCGTAAAGGCTATGTAACAGAAGTATTAGCTAACTACGAACCATCACTTCAATATTTTGGTGAATGGTGGAAACAATTAGCCGGAGAATCTGAAGGTAAAGACCAAAAAGGAATCTACCCAACATCAGCTAACTTCTCAACAGATTTACACTCTCTTGGTCAATTCATCCAAGAAGGTTACCGTAACTTATTTGAAACTGTTATTCGTGTAGAAAGCCCACGCAAAAACATTACAATCCCAACTGAAGAAGCTGACCTTGATGGACTTGGCTACTTACAAGGAAAAGATGTAGATTTTGTTAACAAAAAAGCAACAGATGGCGTATTATTAGCCCACACTGATGGTGGTGTTCCAAATGCCTTCTTAACCCTTCCAGGACAAGATGAATACACTCTTGGCTACACAATTTACTTCTTCGAAATTGCAATTGCCATGTCAGGTTACCTAAATGGCGTTAACCCATTTGACCAACCAGGAGTAGAAGCATACAAGAAAAATATGTTTGCATTACTTGGTAAACCAGGTTTTGAAGAATTAAGCGCGGAATTAAACGCTCGTTTATAA
- a CDS encoding BglG family transcription antiterminator, which produces MTLVNRWYKIIDILVAQHKVEIDTLIQELDISQQTLLKSVAQLNDILDNDVEIVQKKNLLELRVYDYSRLESILGGSLRKTSDFNSSTKRIAYIIKRLVDSIKPLIIDDLAEEISVSRGTINKDLKIVKQIAKDFSLEILSKPNRGIEISGEELNLRLIYIHKVYSHFEIENINHETLSFLLNLFKTFKIPKKIQELLTKSISVAILRIKNNHHFDKPISLYSNEVKSNELMEELLFYLEMNYQISLSQFEKNFINFPLNVQYIEGLSYSDYYDDKLFSIYHKAVERVKSKLYINFDEKILFSDIQSHLKYLINRLIFHFQINDIFHGEIRYKYPLAFEMANVASEVLEEEFGYLLQLSERSYLALYFEMVLREKNEIIKTTTKKIAVVCTTGRGTANMICRRLTQVLGRDIAISQFSEEDFNPELDDNYFAIFTTIPLKFANLKSPVVQITNLFDDQWLQNEWQRVNHFHQKNLETTTFKFLRLKPRETYQDYLKEMAKHLQETQLVDFEFEDRILKREEKQTTQFGNLVAFPHTINHIDGNIILMLGLLEEPFKGTNNLVEFIFMLAIPKTIEGIKEAELLELYDDIFRIAGSDSLKNELRKIDNEESFISFTKDREVF; this is translated from the coding sequence GTGACATTAGTTAATCGTTGGTATAAAATTATAGACATTTTGGTGGCGCAACATAAAGTCGAAATTGATACATTAATTCAGGAACTAGATATCAGTCAACAAACATTATTAAAAAGTGTAGCTCAATTAAATGACATTCTAGATAACGATGTTGAAATCGTTCAAAAGAAAAATTTACTTGAACTTAGAGTTTATGATTATTCTAGACTTGAAAGTATTTTAGGGGGCAGTTTACGAAAAACAAGTGATTTTAATTCTTCGACAAAACGGATAGCTTATATCATAAAACGTCTAGTAGATAGTATAAAACCATTAATTATTGATGATTTAGCTGAAGAGATATCTGTTAGTAGAGGGACAATCAATAAGGACTTAAAAATAGTAAAACAGATAGCAAAAGATTTTTCACTTGAAATTTTGAGTAAACCTAATAGGGGAATTGAAATTTCTGGAGAAGAATTAAACTTAAGATTAATCTATATTCATAAAGTGTATAGTCATTTTGAAATTGAAAATATTAATCATGAAACATTGTCATTTTTATTGAACTTATTTAAAACATTTAAAATCCCCAAAAAGATTCAAGAATTGTTAACAAAATCAATTTCAGTAGCTATCCTTAGGATAAAAAATAATCATCATTTTGATAAACCAATTTCACTTTATAGTAATGAGGTTAAATCTAACGAATTGATGGAAGAGTTATTATTTTACCTAGAAATGAATTATCAGATTTCGTTAAGTCAATTTGAAAAAAATTTCATTAATTTCCCCTTGAATGTTCAGTATATTGAGGGGCTAAGTTATAGTGATTACTATGATGATAAGCTGTTCTCAATTTATCATAAAGCAGTGGAAAGAGTAAAAAGTAAACTATACATTAATTTTGATGAAAAGATACTATTTTCTGATATTCAATCACATTTAAAGTACTTAATCAATAGACTGATTTTCCATTTTCAAATCAATGATATCTTTCATGGTGAAATCAGATATAAATACCCTTTAGCTTTTGAAATGGCTAATGTAGCATCAGAAGTGTTGGAAGAAGAATTTGGTTATCTTTTACAACTCTCTGAAAGAAGCTACTTAGCATTATATTTTGAAATGGTTTTAAGGGAAAAGAATGAAATTATTAAAACCACCACAAAGAAAATAGCAGTTGTTTGTACAACAGGTAGAGGGACTGCGAATATGATTTGTAGAAGACTAACTCAAGTATTGGGAAGGGACATAGCTATTTCTCAGTTCTCTGAAGAGGACTTTAATCCTGAATTAGATGATAACTATTTTGCCATTTTTACAACCATTCCATTAAAATTTGCAAACTTAAAATCTCCAGTAGTGCAAATTACAAACTTATTTGACGATCAATGGTTGCAGAATGAATGGCAACGTGTCAACCATTTTCATCAGAAAAATTTGGAAACGACCACCTTTAAATTTTTAAGGTTAAAGCCTAGAGAAACTTATCAAGATTATTTGAAAGAAATGGCTAAACATTTACAAGAGACTCAGTTAGTTGATTTTGAATTTGAAGATAGAATTCTAAAAAGAGAAGAAAAACAGACAACTCAATTTGGTAATCTTGTTGCATTTCCGCATACTATTAACCACATAGACGGTAATATTATTCTAATGTTAGGTTTATTAGAGGAACCTTTCAAGGGAACTAACAACTTAGTAGAATTTATTTTCATGCTTGCTATTCCAAAAACAATTGAAGGCATAAAAGAAGCGGAATTACTTGAACTTTATGATGATATTTTTAGGATTGCAGGTAGTGATAGTTTAAAAAATGAACTAAGAAAAATTGATAATGAAGAAAGCTTTATTAGTTTTACAAAAGATAGAGAGGTATTCTAA
- a CDS encoding SDR family oxidoreductase yields MTDWLNISGKTVLVTGASSGIGKAIVDELLELNVNVVNFDIADNNLEHPNYLFVKVDVTSRKEVEAGVDKIIETFGTIDAVVNNAGINVPRLLVDPNDPHGQYELDDKTFEKITMINQMGLFLVSQAVGRVLVKNGSGVIVNMASEAGLEGSEGQSAYAATKAAVYSYTRSWAKELGKHGVRVVGVAPGIMEATGLRTLAYEESLGYTRGKTVEEIRAGYASTSTTPLGRSGKLKEVADLVAYYISDRSSYITGITTNVAGGKTRG; encoded by the coding sequence ATGACTGATTGGTTAAATATTTCAGGTAAGACAGTTTTAGTTACCGGAGCATCGTCTGGAATTGGTAAGGCAATTGTGGATGAACTATTAGAACTAAACGTTAATGTCGTCAATTTTGATATTGCGGATAATAATTTAGAACATCCCAACTATTTATTTGTAAAAGTAGATGTTACTTCTAGAAAAGAAGTAGAAGCTGGGGTTGATAAAATTATCGAAACTTTTGGAACAATTGATGCAGTTGTTAATAATGCTGGTATTAATGTTCCTCGCCTTCTAGTTGATCCAAATGATCCACATGGACAATATGAATTAGATGACAAGACATTTGAAAAAATTACGATGATTAATCAAATGGGATTGTTCTTAGTCAGTCAAGCGGTTGGACGAGTATTAGTAAAAAATGGTTCTGGTGTTATTGTTAATATGGCCTCAGAAGCAGGTCTGGAAGGCTCTGAAGGTCAAAGTGCCTATGCGGCAACGAAAGCAGCAGTCTATAGTTACACGCGTTCTTGGGCAAAAGAACTAGGGAAACATGGTGTTCGTGTAGTTGGTGTTGCTCCAGGAATAATGGAAGCAACAGGTCTGAGAACATTAGCTTATGAAGAATCATTAGGATATACTAGAGGGAAAACAGTTGAAGAAATAAGAGCAGGATATGCTTCAACTAGCACTACACCTCTTGGTAGAAGTGGAAAATTAAAAGAAGTTGCAGATTTGGTAGCTTATTATATATCTGATCGTTCAAGTTATATTACCGGAATTACAACTAATGTAGCAGGTGGTAAAACGAGAGGATAA